Genomic segment of Veillonella parvula DSM 2008:
ACATACAAAAAACGTGCCACCCGAAGGTGACACGTTTCTTTAATCAGCATCCTACCTAATGGGTACGATACTAATATTATTTAAATTGATTGCAAAGGCTATCAAATAATGCTTGGTCAGGTTTTACAACATCTTCAGTCAATGGACGAGGATGTGGTCCGCCATTTGCTGCAGCCATTGCTTTTTCAAAGGAAGGTTTAGATGTATTTTGATAGATAAGGCCTGTAACCAAACCATCAGTATCACCCAAAGTTTTAAGCGCTACTGCACGATCTGTTGGGTCATAACCTTCAGGCAATGCTACTAAATGTTCTTTGAACCAATCATAACTATTGCGTTTGTTGTATGTAACACATGGGCTAAATACATTGATGAAGGAGAAGCCCTCATGATCTATAGCTTGTTGAATCAAATCAACGAGCTCTTTACGATTCACCATATAGCTTTGCGCTACAAATGTAGCACCTGCTGCAATCGCAGTTTCACAAACGGACAATGGAGACTCAAACGCACCATGAGGAGTTGTTTTTGTAA
This window contains:
- a CDS encoding 2-oxoacid:ferredoxin oxidoreductase subunit beta, whose protein sequence is MTTAKDYRNDIRPNWCPGCGHYGVQAAITDAVVAKNIPPEKLAVISGIGCSSRIGGYFYAYGAHTTHGRALPYAQGVKLANQDLEVIAFSGDGDAFAIGMGHTIHAFKRNVNMTYVVMDNHVYGLTKGQASPRSDIGFVTKTTPHGAFESPLSVCETAIAAGATFVAQSYMVNRKELVDLIQQAIDHEGFSFINVFSPCVTYNKRNSYDWFKEHLVALPEGYDPTDRAVALKTLGDTDGLVTGLIYQNTSKPSFEKAMAAANGGPHPRPLTEDVVKPDQALFDSLCNQFK